Below is a window of Cytobacillus firmus DNA.
GGAGAGATTCCAGCAGGATTTAAGATCCATGGTTGATGATGTAAACCAATACTAGAAATTTACCCGGCTGCAGTTCAGCCGGGTATTATTATTTATCGCAGTCTAACGGGCAGTAAGACCCCCACTTCAAGACTCAAAGGTATCAAAGGAAGATAAGAGGGGGGTCAAACTGCCCAGTCTAGCTACGACTCCTAGGGGCTCGCTTGTCACCCCTGGGCAAGTCGTCTCGCTTTAAATGTAAAGGCCCGAAAGAAGGACAAAGACTAAGAACGCCACGTCCTGTGGCAACGTCTTTGTGACCCACTTCCTGTGGGCCGCAACTAACAATCAGCGGGGAGAAAAGCACTCCCCACTGATTGAAGTTTCACTTTATTGATTCTTCTTGCGCTTTTTATTGTTTTGCCTTTGAGCTTCTGTTAATGGTTCATTCGCATATTCCTCATTATACCCTGCGCCCATGCCCTGACCTTTTGCGGCGTTCATACCCTCAATAATATGATTAGACTTTCTTTTAGCCATAGTCAATCACCTCCCTGATACTATTTTTCCTTGGATAATGTCAATTTATGTTGTTTTTTAGACTGGCGGATTCCCTTTTTCGTTTTTGCAGAATAATAACCAGGCAAGGTAAGGTATTTTTGTCTAATTGAAAAACACTATCAATTACGGCATTTAAAAGGCTTAATGAAGTAAATAAGAAATTATGATAAGAAAAACTTATCAAAAACAATAACTTTCTTGTTATTTACTTATATAGCAGGTTGTATTAATATAGGAATTGTGAGAAAAGTAAGGATGGATGAAAATTCAAACTTTTCGACAATTACCTAACACTTGGTATATGATGTTTATTGAAAGAGGGGGTAATACATTTGGCAAAGAACGATGTGTTCAATTCCCGCAAATCCTTTGATCTGGACGGGAAGCGCTATCATTACTATCATTTAGGTGCTCTGGAAGAAGCCGGAGTAGGTAATGTTTCTAAATTGCCTTATTCAATTAAGGTATTATTGGAATCAGTACTTCGTCAATATGACGGCCGTGTAATTACAAAAGAGCATGTTGAAAACCTGGCAAAATGGGGAACTTCTGAAGTGAAAGAAGTAGATGTTCCTTTCAAACCATCACGTGTAATTCTGCAGGACTTCACTGGAGTTCCGGCAGTAGTTGACCTTGCTTCATTGCGTAAGGCAATGGCTGACATGGGTGGGGATCCTGATAAAATTAATCCTGAGAAGCCTGTTGATCTGGTTATTGACCACTCTGTACAGGTAGATAAGTATGGAACACCTGATTCTCTTGAAGCCAACATGGAGCTTGAGTTCGAGCGAAATGCTGAGCGTTACCAGTTCTTGAGCTGGGCACAAAAAGCATTTGACAACTATCGTGCAGTTCCGCCTGCAACAGGTATTGTTCACCAGGTAAACCTTGAGTTCCTTGCAAATGTTGTTCATGCGCTTGAGACAACAGAGGGCGACTACGAAACTTTCCCTGATACTCTTGTAGGTACTGACTCCCATACAACCATGATCAACGGTATCGGCGTTCTTGGATGGGGTGTAGGAGGAATTGAAGCTGAAGCAGGTATGCTGGGCCAGCCTTCATATTTCCCTGTTCCTGAAGTTGTAGGGGTTAAGCTTACTGGCGAGCTTCCTAACGGAACAACTGCTACTGACCTTGCATTAAAGGTAACTCAAGTACTGCGCAGCCAGGGAGTAGTTGGCAAGTTTGTAGAATTCTTCGGCCCTGGTGTTACACAGCTTCCACTGGCTGACCGCGCTACAATTGCTAACATGGCTCCAGAATACGGTGCAACTTGCGGTTTCTTCCCTGTTGATGCAGAAGCCCTTGATTACATGCGCCTGACTGGACGTCCTGAAGAGCAAATCAAGATTGTTGAAAAATACTGCAAAGAAAATGGAATGTTCTTCGATCCATCTTTAGAGCCGGTATACACAAATGTAGTTGAAATCAATCTTTCCGAAATTGAAGCGAACCTTTCAGGTCCTAAGCGTCCGCAGGATTTAATTCCGCTTTCAGCAATGAAAAAGGAGTTCAATGACGCGATCACTGCTCCACAGGGCAACCAGGGCTTTGGCTTGGATAAGAAAGAAATCGACAAAAAAGTCACTGTTGAATTTGCAAATGGCGATTCAACCAAGATGAAAACGGGTGCTGTTGCCATTGCGGCCATCACTAGCTGTACAAATACTTCAAACCCTTACGTTTTAGTTGGTGCAGGTTTAGTGGCGAAAAAAGCAGTTGAACTTGGAATGGAAGTTCCTAAGTTCGTAAAAACTTCTTTAGCACCGGGATCTAAGGTTGTTACTGGATACCTGCGTGATTCAGGACTTCTTCCATACATGGAACAGCTTGGATTCAACCTTGTTGGTTATGGCTGTACAACATGTATCGGTAACTCCGGTCCATTAAGAGAAGAAATCGAAAAGGCTGTAGCCGAAACCGATCTTCTTGTAACATCTGTTCTTTCAGGCAACCGTAACTTTGAAGGACGTATCCATCCGCTTGTAAAAGCTAACTACCTGGCTTCTCCGCCATTAGTTGTCGCTTATGCACTAGCTGGTACGGTTGATATTGACCTTCAAAACGAGCCAATCGGAAAAGACAAGAATGGCAATGATGTCTTCTTTAACGATATCTGGCCTTCAACTGCTGAAGTTAATGAAGTGGTTAAACAGACTGTTACACCTGAATTGTTCCGTAAAGAATATGAGCATGTATTTGACGACAATGCTCGCTGGAATCAAATTCAAACTAGCAATGAGCCTTTATATTCATTTGATGATAATTCAACATATATCCAGAATCCTCCGTTCTTCGAAGGCTTAACTCCTAATGCTGATGAAGTTAAACCTTTATCAGGATTGCGTGTTGTCGGCAAGTTCGGTGATTCTGTAACAACTGACCATATTTCTCCGGCAGGTGCGATCGGCAAAGATACGCCAGCAGGAAAATATCTTCGCGAGAACGGTGTTGAACCACGTGACTTTAACTCTTATGGATCCAGACGGGGTAACCATGAGGTAATGATGCGCGGTACATTTGCAAACATCCGTATCCGCAACCAAATTGCGCCAGGCACAGAAGGCGGATTCACAACTTACTGGCCAACTGGTGAAGTTACATCTATCTATGATGCTTGTATGAAGTATAAAGAAGATGGAACTGGCCTTGTTGTTCTTGCCGGCAAAGACTATGGAATGGGATCTTCCCGTGACTGGGCTGCAAAAGGTACGAACCTGCTTGGAATTAAAACTGTTATTGCTGAAAGCTATGAGCGTATCCACCGTTCTAACCTTGTTCTAATGGGAGTTCTTCCACTTCAGTTCAAGGAAGGCGAAAGTGCAGAAACTCTCGGCTTGTCAGGAAAAGAAACGATCGATGTTCAAATCGACGAAAATGTTAGACCACGTGACTTTGTTAAGGTTACAGCTACAGATGAAAACGGCAACCAGACTACATTCGAAGTTCTTGTCCGTTTCGACTCTGAAGTTGAGATCGATTACTACCGTCATGGCGGAATCCTGCAAATGGTTCTTCGTGATAAATTGGCTAACTAATTTGACCCGCCGCTATGTGTTTGCTCACATAGCGGCTTTTTTATTTACAAAATATACGGGTTTAGGTATCTTGATTGTATCTTTAATTTTGGAGGGCTGATATTGGGTGCTTTTTTGATTGGACCATTATTAGTGAAGTACGAATGGGTTATTGTGCTGCTTTCAGGATTTGTTACTTATTTCACTCTTCTACAAGTCCTAAGGGACAGCGAGGAATATAAAAAAGTCTTTCTGAATGTCATCTTGAATTCAGTTCTTATCGGCTATTTTACTTATAAGTTTAGTTCAATCCTTTTCCAAACAGAAAATATTCTTAGCAGCCCGATGGGATTTATATATTTCTCAGGAGGACGAAAAGGAATTATTTTAGGAACCTTTTTTGCTATATTCTATTTAGTATTAGCTATTAAGAAATACAACTATCCGCTGAATAAATGGATTCAAGGAATTGTTTACGGATCTGTCACATTTATGCTGTCTTATTGGCTGTTCAGAACCTTATTAATTTTGCTTTTCTAGGTTAAAATACAATCAAGGAAGCAAAAAGGCTTAATAAGCCGGGAGGGAAAACAGCATGTTCAAAAAAATGTTTGCAGCTTCTCTGTTATTAATCATTATTACC
It encodes the following:
- the acnA gene encoding aconitate hydratase AcnA gives rise to the protein MAKNDVFNSRKSFDLDGKRYHYYHLGALEEAGVGNVSKLPYSIKVLLESVLRQYDGRVITKEHVENLAKWGTSEVKEVDVPFKPSRVILQDFTGVPAVVDLASLRKAMADMGGDPDKINPEKPVDLVIDHSVQVDKYGTPDSLEANMELEFERNAERYQFLSWAQKAFDNYRAVPPATGIVHQVNLEFLANVVHALETTEGDYETFPDTLVGTDSHTTMINGIGVLGWGVGGIEAEAGMLGQPSYFPVPEVVGVKLTGELPNGTTATDLALKVTQVLRSQGVVGKFVEFFGPGVTQLPLADRATIANMAPEYGATCGFFPVDAEALDYMRLTGRPEEQIKIVEKYCKENGMFFDPSLEPVYTNVVEINLSEIEANLSGPKRPQDLIPLSAMKKEFNDAITAPQGNQGFGLDKKEIDKKVTVEFANGDSTKMKTGAVAIAAITSCTNTSNPYVLVGAGLVAKKAVELGMEVPKFVKTSLAPGSKVVTGYLRDSGLLPYMEQLGFNLVGYGCTTCIGNSGPLREEIEKAVAETDLLVTSVLSGNRNFEGRIHPLVKANYLASPPLVVAYALAGTVDIDLQNEPIGKDKNGNDVFFNDIWPSTAEVNEVVKQTVTPELFRKEYEHVFDDNARWNQIQTSNEPLYSFDDNSTYIQNPPFFEGLTPNADEVKPLSGLRVVGKFGDSVTTDHISPAGAIGKDTPAGKYLRENGVEPRDFNSYGSRRGNHEVMMRGTFANIRIRNQIAPGTEGGFTTYWPTGEVTSIYDACMKYKEDGTGLVVLAGKDYGMGSSRDWAAKGTNLLGIKTVIAESYERIHRSNLVLMGVLPLQFKEGESAETLGLSGKETIDVQIDENVRPRDFVKVTATDENGNQTTFEVLVRFDSEVEIDYYRHGGILQMVLRDKLAN
- the sspO gene encoding small acid-soluble spore protein O, encoding MAKRKSNHIIEGMNAAKGQGMGAGYNEEYANEPLTEAQRQNNKKRKKNQ